The following are encoded together in the Humulus lupulus chromosome 5, drHumLupu1.1, whole genome shotgun sequence genome:
- the LOC133779732 gene encoding uncharacterized protein LOC133779732, translating to MKLFSYENAKLYKEKTKRWHDQKIQARVFEKGQKVLLFNSHLKLFPGKLKSRWSGPFTVVKVYPFGAVEVQEDQFGREFKVNGQRLKHYWGGEVDREKTSITLEDP from the coding sequence ATGAAGTTGTTCTCCTATGAAAATGCTAAGTTATACAAGGAGAAAACTAAGAGGTGGCATGATCAGAAAATTCAAGCTCGAGTCTTTGAGAAGGGGCAGAAAGTGTTACTCTTCAACTCGCACTTGAAGTTGTTTCCAGGCAAGTTGAAGTCCCGTTGGTCAGGCCCATTCACTGTGGTGAAAGTTTACCCCTTTGGAGCAGTTGAAGTTCAGGAAGATCAATTCGGAAGGGAGTTTAAAGTGAATGGGCAGCGACTAAAACATTATTGGGGAGGTGAGGTCGACCGCGAGAAGACCTCCATCACTTTGGAGGATCCTTAA